One Cryptomeria japonica chromosome 9, Sugi_1.0, whole genome shotgun sequence genomic window carries:
- the LOC131077225 gene encoding homeobox-leucine zipper protein HOX4, translating into MMAWNARRPCLDPNYILMQPNGGRSGSRDGLFSVLDSYPFPSLRGLQDTRPSGFLGKRPYFSMFDHQEDEMDDKMFDSSSSQLHHGDKKRRLSIEQVRSLEKCFEAENKLEPDRKIKLAQELGLQPRQVAVWFQNRRARWKTKQLERDNDDLKESYDAVMAENQKLKTEVAGLRAELEACKNNGKDVVLKSVKSESETEATEPSQTVQSESESEEMSKKLGKDNFSTCSEVSIDQIGDTGTPQEQASGGGIDGDNASSAQDVSTMGSYYINFTENQQHSLPQFGHLMKYGEAEGSYYIMDPDFIHMDYTDSYDSCSLWD; encoded by the exons ATGATGGCGTGGAATGCAAGACGACCCTGCTTAGACCCAAATTACATTTTAATGCAGCCAAATGGTGGTCGAAGCGGCTCCAGAGATGGCCTCTTTTCAGTGCTGGATTCTTATCCGTTTCCTTCTCTCAGAG GCTTGCAGGACACCAGACCTTCTGGTTTCTTGGGAAAACGGCCTTATTTCTCCATGTTTGATCACCAAGAAGATGAGATGGATGATAAAATGTTTGATTCCAGCTCTTCTCAGCTGCATCATGGAGACAAGAAGAGAAGGCTGAGTATTGAGCAGGTTCGGTCCTTGGAGAAGTGCTTCGAGGCAGAGAACAAACTGGAGCCAGATAGGAAAATCAAGCTGGCACAAGAGTTGGGATTGCAGCCCCGCCAGGTGGCTGTGTGGTTCCAGAACAGACGAGCACGTTGGAAGACCAAGCAGCTCGAGCGAGACAATGATGATCTCAAGGAGAGCTATGATGCTGTCATGGCAGAGAACCAGAAACTCAAAACTGAG GTTGCAGGGCTGAGGGCCGAGCTGGAAGCCTGCAAAAACAATGGAAAGGATGTTGTCCTGAAGAGCGTGAAAAGTGAGTCTGAGACTGAAGCCACTGAGCCAAGCCAGACTGTGCAATCAGAATCTGAGAGTGAGGAAATGTCCAAGAAACTAGGAAAAGATAATTTCTCTACTTGTTCTGAGGTCAGCATTGATCAAATTGGAGATACTGGAACTCCTCAGGAGCAAGCTTCTGGTGGTGGTATAGATGGGGACAATGCCTCCTCTGCTCAAGATGTTTCTACCATGGGCTCATACTACATCAATTTCACTGAAAACCAGCAACACTCGCTTCCCCAATTTGGGCATTTGATGAAATATGGAGAAGCAGAGGGAAGCTATTACATTATGGACCCTGACTTTATTCATATGGATTACACTGACAGTTATGATAGCTGCTCCCTTTGGGACTGA